Genomic window (Flavobacterium oreochromis):
GGAACATGCTCTTCTCTAGCTATTCTAGAGGCTTGTTGATAAGTTTCTACTAGAGCAGGATAGTCCCATCCCTTTACGTTAAGTATTTCGAAACCGTTATTTTCTTCATCTCTTTGGAAACCTTTTAGGATTTCAGAAATATTTTCTTTTGTAGTCTGATAACGAGCATGTACTGAAATTCCGTATTCATCATCCCATACACTCATTACCATAGGAACTTGTAAAACACCAGCAGCATTAATTGTTTCAAAGAATAATCCTTCTGATGTAGAGGCATTTCCTATAGTTCCCCAAGCTACTTCATTTCCTTTTACAGAAAAATTAGTAGTATTTATTCCTTCTACATTTCTAAATATTTTAGATGCTTGTGCTAATCCTAATAAGCGAGGCATTTGTCCTGCTGTAGGCGAAATATCAGCACTTGAGTTTTTTTGCTTGGTTAAGTCATTCCAATTGCCATTTTCATCTAATGAATGTGTGGCAAAGTGACCTCCCATTTGACGACCAGCACTCATAGGATCAAATGCTAAATCAGTATGTCCGTAAAGACCTGCAAAGAATTGCTCAATAGTTAAAGCACCTATGGCCATCATAAAAGTTTGGTCACGATAATAACCTGAACGAAAATCACCATTTTGGAACGCTTTTGCTAAAGCAAGTTGAGGAACTTCTTTTCCATCTCCAAAAATACCAAATTTTGCTTTTCCTGTTAAAACTTCTTTACGACCTAGTAAACTACACTCGCGACTAATGCGTGCAATTTTGTAATCATTTAAAACTTCTGTTTTAAAATCTTCAAAAGTTAATTCTTTTTTTTCTTCTACTTGTGCCATTTTCTTAAATGTAAGTACGCAAATTTAATTAAAAAGCTGTTATGTTGTGCTTTATTTTGAAAAAATAAAATTTAATTATTCGTATTTTTAATTCGATATAATCTTTTTAATTATTTATTTTTTAAATAAATATTGTTTTTGGTTAGATATGTTTAATTAAAAAAGGTTTTTTTGATTTAAAACCATTTTCTGTTGAAAATACCTAAAAGTGTTTTGGGATTAATTGTAAATTGAAAGCGTATTTTTTCTGTATAATTTTTTTGACCTATTTCCCATCCATTTTTAGAATAGATAGGACAGTATATTTCAAAGTAATCAGGGACAATATTAAAGTGAATTCCAGTATCATAGACAAAGTTAGGATCATGGTATTTGTTTTTGTATAAGCCAATATCTCCATATAATTGAATCCATTTCCATAATGAAGAAGTTATATTAAGTGCTGTAAGCCATTGATTAGCGTAGGGATTGTTGAATTTTGATTTAAATCCACCTTCAGCTATAATGATTTGTTGACTGAAAAAGCCAGATTTTTCACTTCTTCCATAAAAAGAGTAATCAAAGAGGTAATCTTTTGGACGGTCTAGACCAAAATCATAATAGGAAGAATTTGTGTTTTTATATAGGAATAAACCACCGTAAAAACGGAATCCAATTTGATAATTGTTTTCAAAAAGTTTTCTATAGCTTATTTCACTAATATATTTCGCAAATTCATTACCTATTTGTATCTGATTTGAAACATAATATCCTTTGGCAGTTTCATTATTTCCAAAAGAATAACGCGCATTAAAAACGGAGTATCTTAATGGAGATAAAGTGTCTTTTGATAAAGGACTGAATTCTTTATTCACGAAAACATGTCTGAAAGAAAGGCTTTTATATTCGTTCTTTGTAATATCTAAATTTCGAAAACGAAATGTAAGCGCAGGAATAATTCTGAAATAAGAAGCATTTTGGATATAATGGTAATAGGAACTGGATAAAGTAAAACGAGTTTGAAAATTATGATTAGAAGGTTTATTGAGTGAATACCCTACAAATCCACTTCCTGTAAATGATTGGGCATTAAATGAATAACTAGGACTTATTTCATAATTAAAAGGGCGCGCTATAAAACTTTCATTATTAAATATTAAAGAAAGTAATACACCATCATAAACATTATAATCTATGTTAGGATAGTAAAAGATTTGATTTCGTTTAGAGTCTTCTAAATCTCTAAAAAAAGTAAAACGAAATGGTCGGTTCGTTTTAAAAAAAGGAGTGGTTTTATAATTGTTTTTTTTATTTAATTCGGGGAAAAAAATATTTTCATTAATGATAAATTGATCTAGTTCTTTTCTGTTAAAAATTAAGGTAGTATCTTTTTCAAAATTGGGAATAATCCATTTTTGAAAAATCTTTTCTTTATTTTTATAACCGCTTAAAGTAAAAGGAATATTAGAATTTTGATTTTTTTTAATTTCTAATTCAATTTGATTGTTATTGTTTTTAATTTTTCCAAAATGATAATCAACAAATTCTTTAGATGGAATTAATTCATTAAAAAACCAATCTATATTTTTTTGTGCATTCTTTTTTAAAATTTTTTCAAAATCAGTACTAGTACAAAATTGTTGATGATTAATTGTTATAAATTCTTGAATGCTTTTTTCTAAGGATTGGTCTTCTAAATAGTTTTCAAGGTATTTAAAAATTAAGCCTGCTTTGTATTTAAGTGCGATTTGTTCATTGAACTTGCTTAAGTTATTTTTAGGCGTATTAAGGGCTTGATCTAATGTTTTTCTAGCCATCATAAGATAGGCATGATAATATTGTTCGTTGAATTTCGCACTTATTAATTCATAACCTCTTAGAATTTTAAATCGGTTTAGAGTTCCTGCTAAATTTATATTAGGGTAGTACTCTTCAATATAATTGATTAAATAATAGAGTTGAATAGCATCTAATAAATAATGATCTTTTCTCCAATCTATATTTAAATTTGATTTTAAAAAGTTTTGTGAGTAAATTTTTAAAAATTTTAATTCATATAAAAAGCTATTAGGAAAAGGACTTAAAATATTAGGTAATTGATTGAGTCCGTAAAAAGGATTTCGGTCATAATCTACCTGTGATATTAGGAACTTGTTTGTTTTAGATTTGCCTAAATGTTTTTGAAAGTAGTTGATAATTCTATCAATAACAAGGAATTTTTGGATGTCATTAATGTTTTTACTATCTAAATTTGTGACAATAGTCATATTATCATTAGAAATAGTTTCAAAAGTTTTATCCTTTTCTATAATAAATTGGTATTCTTTTAAATTTTTACTTTTAAATGTTTTAGAATCTATTGGGTCTAGGTTAGAGCTAATTTTGTATTGATTAGGTAGTTCAAATGAAAAAATCATTTCATCAATTGATTCGTAGGTAGCATCCTCTGTATTTTCGTTACTATATAAGACCGCAGTATTACTATTTATTTGTCTATTAACTAGTAAAAAACAATCTTTTAAATAAAAATCATCTTTATTAACTCCCCATCTAGTGAATTTACTATTAGGTATTTTAAGTTCATAATCTAATTGTATTTCTACAAAATCATTTGGCTTTAAACTGGGAATATCAATTGAAAATAGATCAATTTTATCAGGGATTCTTAAAGGAGAAACTATAGTATTATTAACTTTTATTGAGTTTAGAAATGTCTCTCCTCTTTCATTTTTGTTTGATAGATGAAAATTTCGAACAAATTGATCAGATAATTTTTTTCCAAGAGGTGTTTGCCTATTAGAGTAACTATGATTCCAATCATTGAATATTAGCTTATTGATAGGATATGGATATTGATTTTTGTAAATAATTTTTTGATGAACAACTAATTTTTGGGAGTGAGGTTCTAATACTACTTTGCAATCTAAAGATTGTTGACTATATGTACGATTTACATTATTAAGTGTAAATAACCAAATGAATATAAGAAAGTGTTGTTTCAAAATTTTAGTTTTATTGCAATATAAATAAAGAAATTTAAATTATTAGGTTATGTAAATAAACGAAAGTTATTTTTTTGTTCTATATGATTCTTGGAAATAGTAAGTATTGAGGAATTATTAATTTATATTTAAAAATATGAATTATCAATATTTTTTAACCCTTTTTGTGTTGTTTTTAATATATATTTACTGGTTGAAAGAATAGTTTGTAAAATTATGTTAAAAATTGTTTTCAAATTATTATGAGTAGAATTTATAGGAAAAAGTAGGCCATTTAAATATTAAAAATAAAAAAAGCATATGAAAAAAATCATCTTTTTATTTCTTTTGACTTTTGTTCAATCTTTTGTAAGTCAGACTTTTGTGCAAAGATATGCGGATGTAGTCGGGCAAGTGTCACAAGATAATATAACTAGTTATTTGACTGAATTTGAAAGTTTAGGGGTAAAATATAGAGGTACTCAAGCATTAGAAAATACTTATCAATGGCTTGTTAATAAGTACAAATCTTATGGTTATACAGATACACAAATAGTAACAGATAGTTATACTTATTCAGGTACTACATGTAAAAATTTAGTTGTAACTAAAACAGGAACTACTTATCCTAATACTTATATTGTTGTTTGTGGTCATTATGATAGTATAAATGGTAGGGGGACGAATGATAATGGGAGTGGTGTAGTTTCTATTTTAGAAATGGCACGACTGATAAAAGATATAAATACAGAATACTCAATTAAATTTATTAATTTTAGTGGGGAAGAAGATAATCTAAAAGGGAGTCAGCATTATTTGAGTTCAGTTGTAAATGCTACTGTTCCTAAAATGAATATTCGTTTAGTGTTTAATTTAGATGAGGTAGGAGGGGTATCTGATTTAGTAAATGATAAAATTACTTGTGAGAGAGATCAAAATAATACTCCTTTAGCTAACAATGTTCTTTCGGATACTTATACTCATGAATTGATGAGGTGTGTAGAATTATACTCACCGTTAAAAGCAGTATTGTCTTACGCATATGCTTCTGATTATATTCCGTTTGAGTTAAATAATGAAGTTATAACAGGTTTTTTTGAAACGAATGAAACATCACATAAACATACGCAAACCGATTTATTGGTTAATATGGATCCTGTTTATAATTATAAAGTAGCACAAGCAGCTTTGGGGGGATTATTGCATTTTTCAGCAGCTGAAACAATTCTTGCTTTAGATTCATTAGAAGAAACGAATACAATTTTATTTTATCCAAATATTTCTGAAAATATATTACAAATACATACAGAAGGAATGAATCTTAAAAAATTTAAAATTCAATTGTATGATATAAGAGGAGTAAAGGTGGTTGAAAAAAAAATTTATCAGCCTGAGTCATTAGAAAAAATTGATATTACTAATTTTTCAAAAGGAGTTTATTTTGTTTTATTTGAGAGTGATGAATTAAAAGTTAAGAAAAAAATCTTATTTCATTAAAAAAGGGTTTATAAAATAAATAAGCTTCACCAAAAGTGAAGCTTATAATACAAACCAACCTAATTAATTTATTATATTAGTATTAAACTAAATATGAATTAAATTCTTAATTTATCATTAGACAAATAGTGTGCCAATTCATAATTTATTTTTTAAATAAATTCCAGTAATTGATTTTTTATTTTTTGCTACTTGCTCTGGTGTACCAAAAGCTAATAATTGCCCACCATTTTCACCTCCTTCAGGACCTAGATCTATAATGTAATCTGCACATTTAATCATATCTAGATTGTGCTCAATGACTAATATAGAATGGCCTTTTTCTATTAGGGCATCAAATGATTTTAATAGCTTTTTTATATCATGAAAATGTAGGCCTGTTGTGGGTTCATCAAAAATAAAAAGAGCTTTGTCTTTTGTAGCTCCTTTAACTAAAAAAAGACGCAAGTTTAATACGTTGTGCTTCACCTCCAGATAATGTTGAGGAAGATTGTCCTAATTGTACATAGCCTAATCCAACATCTTGTAAGGGTTGTAATTTTAGTACTATTTTGTTCTGATTTTTAGCTTTAAAGAAATCTAAAGCATCATCTATAGTTAATTTAAGAATGTCATCTATATTTTTTCCTTCAAATTGAACTTCTAAAATTTCTTTTTTAAAGCGTTTTCCATTACATGTTTCACAAGGTAATGAAACATCTGCCATGAAAACCATTTCTACATTTATTGTTCCCTCTCCTTTACAACTTTCACATCTTCCTCCCTCTACGTTAAAAGAGAAGTGTTTAGGTTGGTATCCTCTTAGTTTAGAAACTTTTTCTTTAGCAAATAGGTCACGAATATCGTCGTATGCCTTTATATAGGTAACAGGGTTAGAACGAGAACTACGGCCTATAGGATTTTGATCTACATATTCTACATGTTTAATATGGGAATAGTTTCCTGATATTTCAGTAAATTCTCCTGGTTTTTCACTAACTCCTTCTAATTGTTTTTGTAATGCGGGATAAAGTATTTTTTTGACTAATGTACTTTTTCCTGAACCTGATACACCAGTAATAATTGTTAACACATCAAGAGGTATAGTAACGTCTAAATTTTGTAAATTATTTTCTCGAGCACCAATAATGTCTATATGATTTTTGAATTTTCTTCTTTTTTGAGGGGTATCTATTGTTTGTTTTCCATTTAAATATTGCGAGGTAAGAGAATTTGATTGTAAAATTTCTTCATAAGTACCTTGTGCTACTAAATTACCACCATAAGTACCTGCTTCAGGACCAATATCTATAATCATATCAGCTGACTTCATGATATCTTCATCATGCTCTACGACGATTACAGTATTACCTAAATCACGTAATGATTCTAACACTCTTGTTAGTTTTTCAGTATCTTTAGGATGTAATCCTATACTCGGCTCGTCTAATATATACATAGATCCTACAAGACTGCTTCCTAATGATGTAGCTAGGTTAATGCGTTGTGATTCACCACCAGAAAGAGTGGCAGAATTCCGGTTGAGAGTTAAATAATCTAAACCTACATTTTCTAAAAAAGCTAAACGGTTGTTAATTTCTATAAGCAATCGTTTTGCTACTTTTGCGTCGTATTCAGATAATTTTAATTCTTTAAAGAAAGGAATTAATTTTCGAATGGGTAAATCTACAAGTTCCGGTAATGTTTTGCGTTCTATTTTTACATAACTGGCTTCTGGTCTTAATCGTTTTCCTTTGCAAGTTGTACACTTTGTTTTACCTCTATAACGTGATAATAATACACGATTTTGAATTTTGTAGTTTTTTTCTTCTAATTCTTTAAAAAAGGTGTTGAGTCCTTCAAAATATTGATTTCCTTCCCAAATTAATTGTTTTTGTGATTCTTCTAGTTCAAAGTAAGGTTTGTGAATAGGAAAACTGAATTTATGTGAATTATTTACTAATTGATCACGATACCAGCTCATACTTTCTCCTTTCCAAGGGGCAATACAGTTTTCATATACAGATAATGCTGTATTAGGGATCACTAAATCATGATCTATGCCTATTATATTACCATATCCTTCACAAGTAGGACAAGCTCCATAGGGATTATTAAAACTGAACAAGTGAATATTGGGTTCTAAAAAAGAAAGTCCATCTAATTCAAAATTAGCACTAAATGTTATTTTTTCTGAATTATTGAATTCTTGTAAGTAACAAAAACCTTTACCTTCATAAAAAGCAGTTTGAACGGCATCGGCTAATCTATTATAAAAATCTTCTTCATGTCTAATTACTAAACGGTCAATAATTAGTAAAATATCTTTGCCTGTATAAAATTCTTTTTTATTAATATCTTCCGAATCTGTAAATTCGTCTAAACGAATAGTCTCATTATTAATTAATATTCTACTAAAACCTTGTTGTAGAAGAACTTTTAGTTTATTTTCTAAAGTTCTTCCTTCTTCTAGATATATAGGTGCTAGAAGAAGGTAGCGACTTCCTTCTTCTAATTTTTCAACATATTGTATTACGTCTGTTACAGTATTTTTTTTTACTTCTAAACCAGAAATAGGTGAGTAAGTTTTTCCAATCCGCGCAAATAGTAGTTTTAGGTAATCATAAATTTCGGTAGAAGTGCCTACAGTAGATCTTGCATTCGTCGTGTTTACTTTTTGTTCTATTGCTACAGCTGGAGCAATTCCTTTTATGTAATCTACTTTTGGTTTATCAAGTCTGCCTAAAAACTGTCGAGCATAACTTGAGAGACTTTCAACATACCTACGTTGTCCTTCTGCATACAACGTATCAAATGCTAAGCTAGATTTACCAGAACCTGATAATCCTGTAATAACTACTAATTTATTTCTTGGGATTGCAACATCTAAATTTTTTAAATTATGAATTTGCGCTCCTTTTATGAGTATATTTTTTTAGGGTCTAAAGTATGAATATCTTGTATCATTCTAAACAAAACGAATTTGTACAAAGGTAAATAAATATAATTTCAAAATAAGGATGTATAAAATTTCATTTTCTTGACTTTTTATATGAGTAATAGTATTTTATTGCTTCTAATACAATAAAAAAGAGATTTATATTTTTAGTTTAAATGAGTCTTATAATTCTTTTAATAATCAATTAATTGATTATTTTAAAAAATGTTATTAAGGATTTAAAAAATCATTTAGAATGACTTTTTAAAGTATATAAACAGTATAAAATGCTAAAAGAGGCTAAAGCTGGGGTAATAAAGTTGTGTTTTAGTAAATAAATTTTAAAATAATAGCTTAATTTTTTTATTTAAATCATTCGTTATAATTCTTTTTATATCAAATAAGTAAGAGGTATATATTAATAAAAACTTTAATTTTTAATAGTTTTTATATTTCGTATTAAAATTAAACTTTGCCAGATAGCTAGAGAAATGAATATTATGGGAATATAATTTTGAAAAGGGAATAGTTTGTAATTTATAGTTTTGTTTAAGCATACGATGAGAGTAAACATACCTGTAAAGGTACCTACTGAAGCACCAAAAGTATACAAAATCAAATTTTTTTGTTGGGAACTTATATAGTTTTCATTTATTAGATATAAATTCCAGCTGAACCAAAACGGAATTTGGGTGAAATTTAAAGTACTTAATACTATTCCTGTAATAAAAGGATAGTTTATTAAATATGTAATGATAGAAGTGTATTGATTAGAGGCTTGTGGAGTACTTGGTTGTTTAGCTAAATAGGAAAGAAGTAGCAGAAATAGAATACTAAATAATGAAATTTTAATTTTTAATTTAGGATTTAATTTGATTTTAGAAATACTTTTAGCGGTATAATAAATAATTAAACTCTCGATCATTACTATGCCTAGTAAGTAAAATAGAGTAGGAGTTAGGTTGTTTTTTTTAAAATATTCTAAACCTATTATATTTAAATAACCAAGTGGTATTGAGCCTACAAAACTAATGGCAAAACCAATTGTGATATTTTTGAGTTTTTGATACATTTTGTTGTTTTGATGATTGGTTTTCAATACGTGAAATTTTTAAATATTAAATGTATTTAGACTTGTGTTAGTCTATAAAAATGTTCTTGATGTTTACGGTATTCACTCATCCCTTCTTTATAGTTTAAATAAGCGATCCCTTTTGTATGATTTTCTTGACTAATTTGATACATATATGTAATATGACGGGCAATTTCTTTCCAAGCAAAAAAGATAGAATGATTAGGGTCGTAAATATGAGTAGGCTCACTTGCTGAACCATTTAGTTCTACGATCATAAAGTTTTTTCCGTTTTCTAATTCGTCCCAAGTATTATACATTAGGTCCATACGGCCATAATAAAATCCATCTATTTGCTGACACATAGTGTCAATTACTTTGGTCAGTTTTTCAGAAATTTTATGACTTATGTCTAGGAATTTAGTACCTCTACAATGATTACCGAAAGGTACAAGGTTATAAACTTCTCCTTTGGGTAAAATATCTTGTATTTTGGAACCTAATTCTTTTTTTAAGGTATTTAATTGTAATTCATATCTAGGATCTTGTTTGATGAGTTTTTCAATACTGTTTTTTCCATCCCCTTTAATGATCATAAATTCTTTAGATACAATTCCTGTAATACGACCTTGTTTTTCATTAGGAAAACGAACGTAAAATATCCCAATTTCATTAGAAAAAGGAATTAATTCTTGAATTAAGTAATTAAACTGAACATTTTTATGGTAGTGTTTTAATTCATCAAGGGAATAAATTCGCTTTACAGCACTTCCACGTAAACCTATATCAGGTTTTACTATAAAAGGAAAAGAAAGGGTATGATTATTAAGATTGTCTATTGATTCTTTATGATTTATTAAATGAGTTTTAGGATAGTATTTTTGAGGGATTAGTTTATAAATTTCATTTTTACTTTCATTAAAAAAGCCTCCATTTTTAATTGTTGGATTAACAGCATTAAAGAAGAATAAGGATCTAGAACGTAAAGCATAATATATCCATAAAAAGTAAATAGGGATGTAGAGTACTTGAAATGGCCAATATTCCCAATGTGTTAATTTGTGTATAAAAAGTTTCATTATAACATTAAAAAAGTGTTTTCGTAAGTTTGAGCGGTAATTAAATCCTTGTGGCTAAAAACCATTTTATTTTGGTTAATTATTGTTTGGGTAATACTTTGAGTAATTAGAGTATTATTCCGGTTTATGATTAGTCCATTTTCCTTATCTTCTTGATTTGTATATTCATGAAAATGAACTATATCTTTTGCATTAATTATATCTTTACTTTTGATAAAAATATTAAATAGAGACTCTCTTTTTTTTCTAATATTAGGAGAATATAAGGTAGATGATGACCATATATATTTACCTTCATGATCTAACTTTTGTGTGTCTTTTGTGATACCATTCCAGCGTAATTGATAAAGTTGTTTATTGATATATGCTATTAGTGTAAAAGGTTCTATATCGGTAAGATTAATGGTTAACCATTTGTCTAGACAATCACAACTATCAAATATTTCTAATAGGATTAAACCGCGACTTTTTCGGTAATTTTCTTCAGAAATATGTTTTTCTATTGCACCGTTTAATAAAACAATTATATTTCCTTTGTCATCTAGTATATACCAAGTACCTCCTGCTTTAGAATCTTTAGGGAAAAACATTTTTTTACGTTCACCCATATAAGATTTAGGAATCAATGCTTTAGGGCGAGCTATTTTTTCATCTCTATTAGAAGTAATAATGATGGTTTGGTTACTAAAAATATAACTTACTGTACACATAATTTACGGAATTCAATAGTAGATGGTGCAACACCAAATGTTTCTGAAATTTGAACATGATTAAAATCTAATAAAGCAACTTTTATTAAGGCTTGATGATGGATGCAATGCTCTAAATTATAAAGTACTTCTCTGAAATAATTGGTTTCTAAAAAAGTTGGAATTCCAGAAATACAATGTTCCATTACCAGTTTTTATTTTCTTTTTCAACCTCATTAATAATTTTATTAATAGCATTTATTGCTTGTATTCTAATGGTTTGGATGGTTTTGTCACGTTCTCTATTGTCATAGTTAATTATCCCATTGTTATATCCTTTTATAAGGGCTTGATATAATTCAATAATATGACGAGTATGTTCTCCTATTGTGGCATTGCTTAAACAAAAATTAGGAGTTATAAAATCGTGATCATTTAATTGTATAATAATGTCTTTTAGTTCTAAAAGTGTATTTTTAATAGAGGTAAAATTCATAAGAATGTATTTTTAAATTGATTGAAATTTTTAATAAAATCATTTTTATATAGAAGTGATAAATAACTACTTATTGTAAAAGAAATACACGCTAATATGTAAAGGGTTCCTCCGTCATCTATAATTTCAAGCCCTAGAATAGATAAATGAGACAATAAAGCAATAGTCATAGTACCTAAAATTAGTAGAGAAGCATAAAATCGAGTTCTATTGAAAAATAATAAAACAGAGCTAATCAATTCTATGATCCCAGTGAAAATTCTACCAAAAGGTTCTATATTAAGTTTTTTAAATATATAAATGGATTCAGGGTTAGCTGTAAATTTGAAAAATAGAGTTTGAAGTAATATAATCGCTAAAATTAATTTTAATATGAAATGTATTTTAGAAGAGTCCATTATTGAAAAAATTAAGTTACGATAGGTTTTTGTTTTATTCTTAAAATTTATTTTCTTTATTTCGACATTTTAAAAATATTTAAGATTGCCCGAAAAGTAAATATGTTCAAATAATTTGCTTATGAATAATAAGAAAAATAATAATCTGAAATTTGAACAAAGTTTTTTTGATTGAATCAAAATTTTAAACTATTCTATATACTTTTCAGGCATCTTTGTATAAATATTTAATTAAAATAACGTATTGTCTAATGTTTAATCGTAACTTATTAATTATATAGGAATTAAAATAATAAATTTTATTGTTTATTTCTTTTGTAATAAGTCAGACCAAAAGGGTTATTTTCTACTGTTATATCTTGTTCATGTATTAGTTTGTTTTGACTTATTTTATATACTGATACACTCGTATTGTTTGGTCCAGAATGAGTTGCAAAAATTTTAGTACCTTCTTTATTTAAAACTATATTATGCGGAATGGGTTTACTACTTGAAATAGGAGACTCATTTTGTGTTAGATCATTTGTTTTAAGAGAATATATCTGACCACCAGTAATGTTTGTAATAAAAATAGTTTCTAAATTAGGACTAGGGTATAATCCATGAGCACCAGGATATAATTTTTGAGAAATGATTTCTAATTTTTCTCCATCTATATTATATACTTCTCCTGACTGACATGGTACAATTAACTTATTATAATTAGATAAATGGAATAAATGAGGATCTTTACCCACATTTACTTCTTTCAGTTTTTCATAATTATTAGTAGAATATAGATATACTTTATCGGGCACTGATTGATTCGAATTAATAACGGATATATAAGCCTTAGTTCCATCTTTTGTTAAAAAAACATCATGCGGTTTCATATCCACATTTATTGTTTTAATAATTGAATTTGAGCTTAAATCAATAACAGAAATAGTGTTATCTATATCATTATTAACCCAAAGTCGTTTCCCTAATTCGTCAGCCCACATATGAAAAACGCCATTTCCTACGGATATAGAATTTTCTATTTTTTTTTGTGCTAGGGTTTATGATATGAACCTGTTTGTTTTTTCTATCTCCTACGTATAATTTATCTTTAGTAGGTACAAAAACTACGTACATAGGTTCTGAATTAGGAATTTTTAGAGTACTGATTATAGAATTTGTGTTAGCATCAAAAAAACTAATAGAAGAAGAATTTCTATTGGCAACAGCTACAGTTTCTTCGTACATAATATTTTCTGTACTAGTGTCATTATTTTTTTCACAGGATAAAATGAAGAAACTAATAAAAAAAGTT
Coding sequences:
- a CDS encoding D-alanine--D-alanine ligase gives rise to the protein MKLFIHKLTHWEYWPFQVLYIPIYFLWIYYALRSRSLFFFNAVNPTIKNGGFFNESKNEIYKLIPQKYYPKTHLINHKESIDNLNNHTLSFPFIVKPDIGLRGSAVKRIYSLDELKHYHKNVQFNYLIQELIPFSNEIGIFYVRFPNEKQGRITGIVSKEFMIIKGDGKNSIEKLIKQDPRYELQLNTLKKELGSKIQDILPKGEVYNLVPFGNHCRGTKFLDISHKISEKLTKVIDTMCQQIDGFYYGRMDLMYNTWDELENGKNFMIVELNGSASEPTHIYDPNHSIFFAWKEIARHITYMYQISQENHTKGIAYLNYKEGMSEYRKHQEHFYRLTQV
- a CDS encoding YncE family protein; this encodes MWADELGKRLWVNNDIDNTISVIDLSSNSIIKTINVDMKPHDVFLTKDGTKAYISVINSNQSVPDKVYLYSTNNYEKLKEVNVGKDPHLFHLSNYNKLIVPCQSGEVYNIDGEKLEIISQKLYPGAHGLYPSPNLETIFITNITGGQIYSLKTNDLTQNESPISSSKPIPHNIVLNKEGTKIFATHSGPNNTSVSVYKISQNKLIHEQDITVENNPFGLTYYKRNKQ
- a CDS encoding YncE family protein gives rise to the protein MRNTFPILALKTFFISFFILSCEKNNDTSTENIMYEETVAVANRNSSSISFFDANTNSIISTLKIPNSEPMYVVFVPTKDKLYVGDRKNKQVHIINPSTKKNRKFYIRRKWRFSYVG
- a CDS encoding M28 family peptidase, translated to MKKIIFLFLLTFVQSFVSQTFVQRYADVVGQVSQDNITSYLTEFESLGVKYRGTQALENTYQWLVNKYKSYGYTDTQIVTDSYTYSGTTCKNLVVTKTGTTYPNTYIVVCGHYDSINGRGTNDNGSGVVSILEMARLIKDINTEYSIKFINFSGEEDNLKGSQHYLSSVVNATVPKMNIRLVFNLDEVGGVSDLVNDKITCERDQNNTPLANNVLSDTYTHELMRCVELYSPLKAVLSYAYASDYIPFELNNEVITGFFETNETSHKHTQTDLLVNMDPVYNYKVAQAALGGLLHFSAAETILALDSLEETNTILFYPNISENILQIHTEGMNLKKFKIQLYDIRGVKVVEKKIYQPESLEKIDITNFSKGVYFVLFESDELKVKKKILFH
- a CDS encoding aminopeptidase, translating into MKQHFLIFIWLFTLNNVNRTYSQQSLDCKVVLEPHSQKLVVHQKIIYKNQYPYPINKLIFNDWNHSYSNRQTPLGKKLSDQFVRNFHLSNKNERGETFLNSIKVNNTIVSPLRIPDKIDLFSIDIPSLKPNDFVEIQLDYELKIPNSKFTRWGVNKDDFYLKDCFLLVNRQINSNTAVLYSNENTEDATYESIDEMIFSFELPNQYKISSNLDPIDSKTFKSKNLKEYQFIIEKDKTFETISNDNMTIVTNLDSKNINDIQKFLVIDRIINYFQKHLGKSKTNKFLISQVDYDRNPFYGLNQLPNILSPFPNSFLYELKFLKIYSQNFLKSNLNIDWRKDHYLLDAIQLYYLINYIEEYYPNINLAGTLNRFKILRGYELISAKFNEQYYHAYLMMARKTLDQALNTPKNNLSKFNEQIALKYKAGLIFKYLENYLEDQSLEKSIQEFITINHQQFCTSTDFEKILKKNAQKNIDWFFNELIPSKEFVDYHFGKIKNNNNQIELEIKKNQNSNIPFTLSGYKNKEKIFQKWIIPNFEKDTTLIFNRKELDQFIINENIFFPELNKKNNYKTTPFFKTNRPFRFTFFRDLEDSKRNQIFYYPNIDYNVYDGVLLSLIFNNESFIARPFNYEISPSYSFNAQSFTGSGFVGYSLNKPSNHNFQTRFTLSSSYYHYIQNASYFRIIPALTFRFRNLDITKNEYKSLSFRHVFVNKEFSPLSKDTLSPLRYSVFNARYSFGNNETAKGYYVSNQIQIGNEFAKYISEISYRKLFENNYQIGFRFYGGLFLYKNTNSSYYDFGLDRPKDYLFDYSFYGRSEKSGFFSQQIIIAEGGFKSKFNNPYANQWLTALNITSSLWKWIQLYGDIGLYKNKYHDPNFVYDTGIHFNIVPDYFEIYCPIYSKNGWEIGQKNYTEKIRFQFTINPKTLLGIFNRKWF
- a CDS encoding DoxX family protein, with the protein product MDSSKIHFILKLILAIILLQTLFFKFTANPESIYIFKKLNIEPFGRIFTGIIELISSVLLFFNRTRFYASLLILGTMTIALLSHLSILGLEIIDDGGTLYILACISFTISSYLSLLYKNDFIKNFNQFKNTFL
- a CDS encoding NRDE family protein, yielding MCTVSYIFSNQTIIITSNRDEKIARPKALIPKSYMGERKKMFFPKDSKAGGTWYILDDKGNIIVLLNGAIEKHISEENYRKSRGLILLEIFDSCDCLDKWLTINLTDIEPFTLIAYINKQLYQLRWNGITKDTQKLDHEGKYIWSSSTLYSPNIRKKRESLFNIFIKSKDIINAKDIVHFHEYTNQEDKENGLIINRNNTLITQSITQTIINQNKMVFSHKDLITAQTYENTFLML